A portion of the Sulfuricurvum kujiense DSM 16994 genome contains these proteins:
- a CDS encoding response regulator transcription factor, with protein sequence MRALLLEDDYAFNTLIAEELIRLGFSVDSCFEGECAINAVYTQQHDLYIIDINVPSFNGFEVLTYIRERYANTPALIITTHSEIEYLKKGFALGCHDYLKKPFEMEELMIRIHNALRLSNPQQRDDRLALSQGYTYSLITGELYYHDILVELTRIESLLLRVLIQNIGNVVGSDTIQNYVWNNEEISPSTMRYWVHRLMKKLKSGMIVNVRGVGYRLRKL encoded by the coding sequence ATGAGAGCACTCCTTCTTGAAGACGATTATGCATTCAATACTCTCATTGCCGAAGAGCTGATACGTCTTGGGTTTTCAGTCGATTCGTGTTTCGAAGGAGAATGCGCCATAAACGCCGTTTATACACAACAGCATGACCTCTATATAATCGATATCAATGTTCCCTCCTTCAACGGCTTCGAAGTACTCACATATATCCGGGAACGCTATGCGAACACTCCCGCACTCATTATCACGACCCATTCGGAAATCGAATACCTCAAAAAAGGATTCGCCCTTGGCTGCCACGATTACCTCAAAAAGCCTTTCGAGATGGAAGAACTCATGATCCGTATTCATAATGCGTTACGCCTCTCAAATCCGCAGCAGCGGGACGATAGACTTGCCCTTTCGCAAGGATATACCTATTCGCTGATCACCGGCGAACTTTATTACCATGATATCCTTGTCGAATTGACGCGAATCGAATCTCTTCTGCTCCGTGTTCTGATACAAAATATCGGCAATGTCGTCGGCTCGGATACCATACAAAACTATGTTTGGAACAACGAAGAGATTTCACCTTCAACCATGCGCTACTGGGTTCACCGTCTGATGAAAAAACTCAAAAGCGGTATGATTGTCAACGTCCGAGGAGTCGGTTATCGTCTTCGAAAACTGTAA
- a CDS encoding SCO family protein, which yields MKKNIAGFILLFLMLSLLMIFPLTANFFTEETRSVKINQSDIFVPFLEHETTKAVFVYFGYVGCTAICIPTLNDFTPMYRRIHEHYPDTAFYFVNLNPTQPKEWVEPFAKSFDPTFHGIYATASEVDRFERNFHLALTPYNEEMSHSSNLYLLIREQNHYVLKRIYVTHPYSEDVIIDDLESLIV from the coding sequence TTGAAAAAAAATATTGCAGGCTTTATACTTCTGTTCTTAATGCTTTCTCTGTTGATGATTTTTCCTCTGACTGCCAATTTTTTTACCGAAGAGACCCGCTCGGTCAAAATAAACCAATCGGATATTTTTGTGCCGTTTTTGGAACACGAGACGACAAAGGCGGTTTTTGTCTATTTCGGATATGTCGGATGCACCGCCATATGTATCCCGACACTCAATGATTTCACCCCTATGTACCGCCGAATACATGAACACTATCCCGATACTGCATTTTATTTTGTCAATCTTAATCCGACACAGCCGAAGGAATGGGTTGAGCCGTTCGCAAAAAGTTTTGATCCGACATTTCACGGCATCTATGCAACCGCATCCGAAGTTGACCGATTTGAGCGCAATTTTCATCTTGCCCTCACACCGTACAATGAGGAGATGTCCCACTCCTCTAACCTTTATCTATTGATCCGTGAACAAAATCACTATGTTTTGAAACGAATCTATGTGACCCATCCCTATTCTGAAGATGTGATCATCGATGATTTAGAAAGCTTAATCGTATGA
- a CDS encoding alkene reductase: protein MDLFSPVKIGNYTLQNRIFMAPMTRCRSSEGNVPNDMMVRYYAQRASAGLIITEATQISTRGIGYPHTPGIHTQEQVEGWKKVTKAVHQSGGRIFLQLWHVGRISHPAFHNGELPFAPSAIKPSGSIYTPEGMKEFVTPHPLTIEEIKTVVAQYVQGAKNAIEAGFDGVEIHGANGYLIDQFLRDGTNHREDAYGGTIEKRVKFLLEIIRGVISAVGSDKTGVRLSPSGTFNDMKDSDPANHFSYICELLNEFDLAYLHIVDALEGDIRHGANVVDLSVLSEAYKGVLIANGGYTKERGNKAIQSGLADAVAFGALFLANPDLPERFHADAELNAPNPETFYTQGEEGYLDYPTL from the coding sequence ATGGATCTGTTCTCTCCTGTAAAAATCGGTAATTACACTTTGCAAAATCGGATATTTATGGCTCCGATGACGCGGTGTCGAAGTTCGGAGGGGAATGTTCCCAATGATATGATGGTACGCTACTATGCCCAAAGAGCCTCTGCAGGACTCATCATCACCGAAGCGACCCAGATTTCGACGCGCGGGATCGGTTATCCGCATACTCCGGGTATTCATACCCAAGAACAGGTAGAGGGGTGGAAAAAAGTGACCAAGGCGGTGCATCAGAGCGGGGGGAGAATCTTTTTGCAGCTTTGGCATGTCGGACGAATCTCGCATCCCGCATTTCATAACGGCGAACTCCCCTTTGCCCCTTCGGCTATCAAGCCCTCCGGCAGTATCTATACTCCCGAGGGGATGAAAGAGTTCGTAACACCCCATCCGCTCACTATCGAAGAGATCAAAACGGTTGTTGCACAGTATGTTCAAGGGGCCAAAAATGCGATCGAAGCAGGATTTGACGGGGTTGAAATCCATGGGGCCAACGGCTATCTGATCGATCAGTTTTTACGTGACGGTACCAATCACAGGGAGGATGCTTACGGCGGTACGATCGAAAAGCGTGTTAAGTTTCTTTTGGAAATCATCAGAGGGGTGATTTCTGCGGTCGGTTCGGATAAAACGGGGGTGCGACTTTCTCCCAGCGGTACGTTTAACGATATGAAAGACTCCGATCCTGCGAACCATTTCTCGTATATCTGTGAACTACTCAATGAATTTGATCTCGCCTACCTGCATATCGTCGATGCGTTGGAAGGAGATATCCGTCACGGGGCGAATGTCGTTGACTTGAGTGTGTTGAGCGAAGCGTATAAAGGGGTCTTAATAGCCAACGGCGGCTACACGAAAGAGAGAGGAAACAAAGCTATTCAAAGCGGACTGGCGGACGCGGTCGCATTCGGAGCGCTCTTTTTAGCCAATCCCGATCTTCCCGAACGCTTTCATGCCGATGCCGAGCTGAATGCGCCGAATCCTGAGACTTTTTATACTCAGGGGGAAGAGGGGTATCTGGATTATCCTACGCTCTAG
- a CDS encoding DUF4214 domain-containing protein: MNDLLLSELYVSILNRAPDAAGLAYWVNELTQGTITLEQLGSNWMNEQPEVVALYPSTLATDSFIDAIYQNVLGRSAEAAGLIYWSGELENGNVTRSIFVNAIINGAKAASGSATDAAYLNNRAEVGLAFAAANLNDATVARDIESIVTSDPETTAAASAIINLVPADPTSANLTAITSIINHVADLIAASPTAITNMVQYLETVVAQITANPTAVIADVLNAVTSVTASAAIDTTILGSAISLGTSSVTSPSTIDSAIETASTATLIHTQATTGIDTISGTAANDVFVAVGITAAGQYSGSDTNFTDLTTINNSSTSQINSGDSFNGGAGYNVLHVYGIADLSGVTLTNIQKVILHSDVTFTDEQINALNAARASIEGDGSSIMRVTGAPGATADMSNIQLQAIGQFDLAQSLTAQISQLGLDQIGTVAVDSDAYIQADEGSLDFTGKTVYGDGSVKDANGVTVGTLDQMSGVITHLNTVVTSVASLVDSMNTLLAIVPGYTTQDTVNLDVATMNLYLGSQTASDVIMAGNNSAFLRGGSYNDTIIGGNGTNFISGAAGDDTITGGALRDFIAGDEGNDTVDGLAGNDFINTQSGNDTVSGGAGQDFIMPGDGADTVIVDNNTDFISLYSSTSPSTTDGATDVIKFTTDTALIGGPNVIVGFESANDVLKFESIISGSGITGITAANGIATISSAGIAGFNMSTAAPGGILILTDNSFIRGDAASANDSSIGYDTILGLAGTLAGPGVGHLIAVNDGGGNTNIFYDSDGSSVLNNWQFAVKIIGVSANNLNAASLQIINENT; the protein is encoded by the coding sequence ATGAATGATTTATTGCTATCCGAACTTTATGTTTCGATATTAAATCGGGCACCGGACGCTGCCGGACTGGCCTATTGGGTGAATGAGCTTACTCAAGGTACGATAACATTGGAACAGCTCGGTTCCAACTGGATGAACGAACAGCCGGAGGTGGTAGCATTATACCCATCAACTCTAGCCACCGATTCTTTTATTGATGCTATCTATCAAAATGTTTTGGGACGAAGTGCAGAAGCGGCAGGGCTCATTTACTGGAGTGGAGAGCTAGAAAACGGCAATGTTACCAGAAGCATTTTTGTCAACGCCATCATTAATGGCGCCAAAGCGGCTTCGGGAAGCGCCACCGATGCAGCCTACTTAAATAATCGTGCCGAAGTGGGTCTCGCATTTGCCGCAGCGAACTTAAACGATGCCACCGTGGCACGCGATATTGAATCAATCGTTACATCCGATCCAGAAACAACAGCAGCTGCATCTGCTATCATCAATCTGGTCCCTGCCGATCCAACCTCGGCTAACTTGACCGCCATTACTTCAATCATCAATCATGTGGCAGATTTAATTGCTGCATCACCTACCGCCATTACCAATATGGTCCAATACCTTGAGACCGTAGTGGCACAAATCACAGCCAATCCGACAGCAGTTATTGCAGATGTCTTAAATGCAGTTACTTCTGTTACAGCAAGTGCGGCGATAGACACCACTATTTTAGGAAGTGCAATCAGTTTAGGAACGAGCAGTGTTACATCTCCAAGTACAATCGATTCGGCTATAGAAACAGCATCAACAGCAACACTGATACACACACAGGCAACAACAGGGATAGACACTATTTCAGGAACAGCCGCAAATGATGTATTTGTAGCCGTTGGGATTACTGCTGCGGGACAATATTCCGGTTCCGATACCAATTTTACCGATTTAACAACTATAAACAATTCTAGTACATCGCAAATAAATAGCGGTGATTCTTTCAACGGCGGAGCCGGTTACAATGTATTGCATGTGTATGGAATTGCCGATTTGAGCGGGGTAACTCTCACTAATATTCAAAAAGTCATACTACACTCTGATGTCACGTTTACTGATGAGCAAATCAATGCATTAAATGCAGCCAGAGCTTCTATCGAAGGTGACGGCTCCAGTATCATGAGAGTCACAGGAGCTCCCGGTGCTACAGCAGATATGTCCAATATACAACTTCAAGCGATCGGTCAATTTGATTTGGCACAAAGTTTAACGGCACAAATTTCACAATTGGGACTTGACCAGATAGGAACGGTTGCAGTCGACAGTGATGCCTATATTCAAGCTGATGAAGGGTCTCTTGATTTTACCGGCAAAACTGTTTACGGAGATGGCAGTGTCAAAGATGCGAATGGTGTGACGGTTGGTACCCTAGACCAAATGAGCGGTGTAATAACCCATCTTAATACGGTTGTTACGAGTGTAGCCTCTCTCGTTGATTCAATGAATACTCTTTTAGCAATCGTACCAGGGTATACTACACAGGACACCGTAAACCTTGATGTCGCCACCATGAATCTGTATTTAGGTTCACAGACCGCATCCGATGTCATTATGGCTGGCAATAATTCTGCATTTTTACGGGGTGGCAGTTATAACGACACCATTATCGGCGGCAACGGCACCAACTTTATTTCTGGAGCTGCCGGTGATGATACGATTACAGGTGGAGCATTACGTGATTTTATCGCCGGTGATGAGGGTAACGATACGGTTGATGGATTAGCCGGTAACGATTTTATCAATACTCAAAGCGGAAACGACACGGTTTCAGGTGGAGCGGGACAAGATTTTATAATGCCTGGCGATGGGGCAGACACTGTTATTGTTGATAATAATACGGACTTTATCAGTCTTTACTCCAGTACCTCGCCTTCTACAACAGACGGTGCAACCGACGTAATAAAATTTACAACGGATACTGCCCTCATCGGAGGCCCAAATGTTATCGTAGGTTTCGAGAGTGCCAATGATGTACTGAAGTTTGAATCCATTATAAGCGGTTCAGGGATTACCGGCATTACTGCTGCAAACGGCATTGCTACTATCAGCAGTGCAGGAATAGCCGGATTCAATATGAGTACCGCCGCACCTGGCGGTATCCTAATCCTGACGGATAACTCGTTTATTCGAGGTGATGCCGCTTCAGCTAACGATTCATCAATAGGCTATGACACCATATTGGGTTTGGCCGGCACCCTGGCTGGTCCAGGAGTAGGCCATCTGATTGCCGTGAATGACGGGGGAGGAAACACTAATATTTTCTATGACAGCGATGGTAGCTCTGTTCTTAATAACTGGCAGTTCGCCGTAAAAATAATAGGGGTAAGTGCCAATAATCTGAATGCAGCTTCACTTCAAATTATCAATGAAAACACCTAA
- a CDS encoding sensor histidine kinase gives MDLTLLTITYSIGIILLLLAMLIYWNGRLRGEIAQKQQALEERDILQKQQDFFIRKMVHEMNTPLSAIELNISVMMRDYPNVRNLEMIKSSARILSTIYDDIAFLSRKEFLCPVPEWINIEEFIADRILYFDAMLSVKEIVIEMEIDEGYEIHMSRTELQRLIDNNLSNAVKYTQKHGEIIIIVISKESDGLLLTFKDNGIGMSEEERQKLFEVYYRGNAHHQGLGLGMSIIKDICDANAISIRVESVKGEGSSFTYNIPETLIRQTSIKQSDAILRKIEARK, from the coding sequence TTGGATTTAACGCTTTTAACAATCACCTATTCGATAGGTATCATTCTTCTTTTACTGGCAATGTTAATCTATTGGAATGGGCGGTTGCGCGGGGAAATTGCACAGAAACAACAGGCATTGGAAGAGAGGGATATTTTACAGAAACAGCAGGATTTTTTCATCCGCAAAATGGTTCACGAAATGAACACGCCTCTCAGTGCAATCGAGCTCAATATTTCCGTCATGATGCGCGACTATCCCAATGTGCGCAATCTTGAGATGATCAAAAGCTCAGCCCGTATTCTATCGACGATCTATGACGATATTGCCTTTTTATCCCGAAAAGAATTCCTTTGCCCTGTACCCGAATGGATCAATATCGAAGAGTTTATTGCGGACCGCATCCTCTATTTTGATGCCATGCTCTCGGTTAAAGAGATCGTGATCGAAATGGAGATCGATGAAGGGTATGAAATTCATATGTCCCGTACGGAACTACAAAGACTCATCGACAACAATCTCTCCAATGCCGTCAAATATACGCAGAAACACGGCGAAATTATCATCATCGTCATCTCCAAAGAATCCGATGGACTTCTGCTCACATTCAAAGACAACGGTATCGGTATGTCCGAAGAAGAGCGGCAAAAACTTTTCGAAGTTTACTATCGCGGAAATGCCCATCATCAGGGATTGGGGTTAGGAATGAGTATTATCAAAGATATCTGTGACGCCAACGCCATCTCCATCCGTGTTGAAAGCGTAAAAGGGGAAGGCAGTTCCTTTACTTACAACATTCCCGAAACACTCATACGTCAAACATCCATCAAACAGTCCGATGCTATACTCCGCAAAATAGAAGCAAGGAAATGA
- a CDS encoding GGDEF domain-containing protein: protein MIKNVHEQHVQITENIKNKIKALKVVFPSYYGKLYAEEAHLLNLDLQPEELLDADMLDEKVVHHVLRLSACAEQAIEAIESEDKKKLSAVLSETKVLRDEIQALQQIIYEDALTKSYNRKWFEDHYLNSDKHTMRGNGVMVMIDLNKFKEINDTYGHIIGDKILVHIAHKLKEIGGDVIRFGGDEFLVMFGSGEPVAKIEEKIDHMLMNCGKKSFKVEEDTFKVSFAYGVASFKQRDEWSSVIDTADKKMYQHKRL from the coding sequence ATGATAAAAAATGTACATGAACAACATGTTCAAATTACCGAAAATATTAAAAATAAAATTAAAGCGCTCAAAGTTGTTTTTCCGTCTTATTATGGGAAATTGTATGCAGAGGAGGCCCATTTACTGAATCTTGATCTTCAGCCTGAAGAGCTTCTTGATGCTGATATGCTGGATGAAAAAGTTGTCCATCATGTGCTTCGATTATCCGCCTGTGCTGAGCAGGCTATTGAAGCGATTGAGTCTGAGGACAAAAAAAAGCTCTCTGCCGTTTTGTCTGAAACAAAGGTATTGCGTGATGAGATTCAAGCACTTCAGCAAATTATCTATGAAGACGCCCTGACCAAAAGCTATAACCGTAAATGGTTTGAAGATCATTATCTTAATAGCGATAAACACACTATGCGCGGAAACGGAGTCATGGTGATGATTGATTTGAATAAATTTAAAGAGATTAACGATACTTATGGACATATTATCGGTGATAAAATTTTAGTACACATAGCGCATAAACTTAAAGAGATTGGAGGAGATGTCATCCGATTTGGAGGAGATGAGTTCTTAGTCATGTTCGGCAGCGGCGAACCGGTTGCTAAGATAGAAGAAAAAATTGATCATATGCTTATGAACTGTGGAAAAAAATCTTTCAAAGTTGAAGAGGATACCTTTAAAGTCAGTTTTGCTTATGGTGTTGCTTCATTCAAACAAAGAGATGAATGGAGTTCGGTTATCGATACTGCCGATAAAAAGATGTACCAACATAAAAGACTATGA
- a CDS encoding DUF4214 domain-containing protein encodes MASLNDVTKLYVATFNRAPDSAGLDYWVYSSGLTLEQIAQSFFDQSETQSAYPAGTSNSTFVNTIYNNLFNRDAEPAGLQYWVGELDAGRVSRDTAILAFIGGALGDDATILTNKQTVGLSFYNNNLNDTTLARSVMSGIDATTASVTSALNMISQNSGNGNATDISLVSITADGTIGDSSSLSSSISSDGRYITFESYATNLINGDTNAKEDIFLKDTQTGTVSLISSSSSGTIGNDASVSPVISADGRYVVFESYSSNLISGAGGISDVFLKDTQTGITTLISQSIYGYGGNDDSYNTAISSDGRYVVFRSDASNLVNGDTNGYGDIFLRDTQTGITSLVSSSSSSEIGNRASWYPDISADGNFVVFESASSNIVAGDVPQIFDGIELWFSDIFLKNTITGAATLISSNSSGAFGNSDSFNASISSNGRYVVFDSTATNLVSGDTNSQSDIFLKDTQTGITTLISCTAAGEQGNNGSYSPSISADGRFVVFYTSATNFVSGDTNDNGDVFLKDTQTGALELISKSSSGEIGNNRSIYPFISADGSYITFSSEASNLVSNDTNGSFDVFIVGNPLYVDTLV; translated from the coding sequence ATGGCTTCTTTAAATGATGTTACAAAACTATATGTTGCTACCTTTAATAGGGCACCGGACTCAGCAGGGCTTGATTACTGGGTCTACAGCTCAGGATTGACGTTGGAACAGATAGCTCAAAGCTTTTTCGATCAATCTGAAACTCAGAGTGCCTACCCTGCAGGGACATCCAATAGTACGTTTGTAAATACTATTTACAATAACCTTTTCAATCGGGATGCTGAGCCGGCCGGCTTGCAATATTGGGTTGGAGAACTTGACGCAGGGCGGGTATCGAGAGATACGGCAATTTTAGCCTTTATCGGAGGCGCTCTTGGAGATGATGCTACGATTTTAACTAATAAACAGACGGTTGGTCTGAGCTTTTACAACAATAATTTAAATGATACTACATTGGCACGTTCAGTAATGTCAGGAATAGATGCAACTACGGCATCGGTTACGAGTGCATTGAATATGATTTCACAAAACAGCGGAAACGGGAATGCTACCGATATTTCTCTCGTTTCAATTACAGCGGATGGAACGATTGGAGATTCCAGTTCGTTGTCTTCATCTATTTCGTCAGATGGCAGATATATAACATTTGAGAGTTATGCCACAAATCTTATTAACGGTGATACTAATGCCAAGGAAGATATTTTCCTAAAAGATACGCAAACAGGGACGGTCTCTCTTATATCCTCCTCTTCAAGCGGAACAATCGGAAATGACGCCTCTGTATCTCCTGTTATAAGTGCGGATGGCCGATACGTTGTTTTCGAAAGTTACAGTAGCAATTTGATATCGGGAGCAGGGGGAATCAGCGATGTTTTTCTAAAAGACACACAGACTGGTATTACAACGTTGATCTCTCAGAGTATTTATGGTTACGGTGGGAATGATGATTCATACAATACCGCTATCTCTTCGGATGGCCGATACGTCGTATTTAGAAGCGATGCTTCAAATCTTGTGAATGGTGATACTAACGGGTATGGGGATATCTTTTTGCGAGATACGCAAACCGGCATTACGAGTTTGGTATCATCGAGTTCAAGTTCAGAGATAGGGAACCGTGCTTCCTGGTATCCGGACATATCGGCAGATGGTAATTTTGTTGTCTTTGAATCTGCTTCATCAAACATTGTAGCAGGTGATGTACCTCAAATATTTGATGGAATTGAACTATGGTTTTCGGATATTTTTCTCAAAAACACTATAACCGGGGCGGCTACTCTGATATCATCGAATTCCAGTGGGGCGTTTGGAAACAGCGATTCATTCAATGCATCCATCTCTTCGAATGGGAGATATGTAGTATTTGACAGTACTGCCACCAACCTCGTCAGCGGCGATACGAATAGTCAGTCGGATATTTTTTTAAAAGATACGCAAACCGGAATTACCACTCTTATCTCTTGTACCGCAGCGGGGGAACAGGGAAATAACGGTTCTTATAGCCCATCTATCTCGGCTGATGGTAGATTCGTAGTCTTTTATACGTCTGCTACCAATTTTGTTAGCGGAGATACTAATGACAATGGTGATGTTTTTCTTAAAGACACTCAAACTGGAGCATTGGAACTCATCTCAAAAAGTTCTAGTGGAGAGATTGGAAATAACCGTTCGATATATCCATTTATATCTGCAGATGGTAGCTATATCACATTTAGCAGTGAAGCTTCAAACCTTGTCAGCAATGACACAAACGGATCATTCGATGTCTTTATTGTCGGGAATCCACTTTATGTTGATACTTTAGTATGA
- a CDS encoding class I SAM-dependent methyltransferase gives MSLGDLKELLVSNSHGINEEYTRIFHGRGNTYEGYRFLTVDSVDKVLFAVLFEPCDEEDAIVSILRDFFCAEGKWEALVVQQRYLPSSPSSVIEGEFPNETYAIENGLKYRINFLNAQNIGFFPDMKLGREFVRDHAQGKKVLNLFSYTCSFSVAAISGGAVSVVNVDMNKNVLSVGRENHRLNALDTKKVEFMPYNILKSWSRIRKEGPYDLIIIDPPSFQKGSFAATSDYEKIIRRLHEFAAEECIVLSALNAPELNSGFIKTLFCDNAPEFRYVERLKNLDSFPEKEEERSLKNLVFKKEP, from the coding sequence ATGAGTTTAGGCGATTTAAAAGAGTTATTAGTCTCAAATTCCCATGGCATAAACGAAGAGTACACGCGTATTTTTCACGGTCGGGGAAATACCTACGAGGGGTATCGGTTTCTTACCGTAGACAGTGTCGACAAAGTGCTGTTTGCCGTGTTGTTTGAGCCTTGCGACGAGGAAGATGCCATCGTATCGATACTGCGTGATTTCTTTTGCGCTGAGGGTAAATGGGAAGCGCTTGTAGTACAGCAGCGCTATCTCCCCTCTTCCCCGTCGAGTGTTATAGAAGGAGAGTTTCCAAACGAAACCTATGCGATTGAAAACGGCCTCAAATACCGTATCAACTTTCTCAATGCCCAAAACATCGGATTTTTCCCTGACATGAAACTCGGAAGGGAATTTGTCCGTGACCATGCCCAAGGGAAAAAGGTTTTAAACCTCTTCTCCTACACCTGTTCGTTCTCCGTGGCCGCAATATCGGGAGGTGCGGTATCGGTCGTTAATGTCGACATGAACAAAAACGTCCTCTCCGTCGGACGGGAAAACCACCGTCTCAACGCCCTTGATACGAAGAAAGTGGAATTTATGCCCTACAATATCCTCAAGTCGTGGAGCCGTATCCGCAAAGAGGGGCCGTACGATCTGATCATCATCGATCCCCCCAGCTTTCAGAAGGGTTCGTTTGCCGCCACGTCCGATTACGAGAAAATCATCCGACGGCTTCATGAGTTCGCCGCAGAGGAGTGCATCGTCCTCTCGGCACTCAACGCTCCCGAACTAAACAGCGGATTTATCAAAACCCTTTTTTGCGACAATGCACCCGAGTTTCGCTATGTTGAAAGGCTGAAAAACTTGGACAGCTTCCCCGAAAAAGAGGAAGAGCGGAGCCTGAAAAATCTGGTTTTTAAAAAAGAACCATAA